The following proteins are co-located in the Gossypium hirsutum isolate 1008001.06 chromosome A02, Gossypium_hirsutum_v2.1, whole genome shotgun sequence genome:
- the LOC107952269 gene encoding uncharacterized protein translates to MGDTENSSETEISQITQNHSQGIPQGDLNSSLIITNHRLDGKQFLQWSQSVLMVLRGQGKIGYINGQIPRPAPTDSGYATWELNNSMVIAWLINSMEGHISRTYLFFKTTKEIWDAIKENYSDLGNASQVFEIKLKLKDIRQGTLEVTQYYNNLKILWQELDMYYEVDWAEGSKHTKFMDHLNKERLYEFLAGLNRDLDEVQGRILGRTTLPTIGEAFAEVRREKKWRLIMLGDTRELKPLTIAGHRPSENSDLISRGPQSQKFKDGIDSGSNRPWCSHCNRDGHTKEKCIKLHGYPKKNRKKTRQQ, encoded by the coding sequence ATGGGTGACACCGAAAATTCCTCTGAGACTGAGATCTCACAAATAACTCAAAATCACAGTCAAGGAATCCCACAAGGTGACCTTAACTCTTCTCTTATAATCACAAATCATCGATTAGATGGAAAACAATTCCTGCAATGGTCACAATCTGTCCTTATGGTTCTTCGTGGCCAAGGAAAAATTGGGTACATTAATGGACAAATTCCTCGACCAGCACCAACAGACTCTGGTTATGCAACTTGGGAGCTTAACAACTCAATGGTTATAGCTTGGCTTATAAATTCGATGGAAGGTCATATAAGCCGAACGtatctttttttcaaaactaCCAAAGAAATATGGGATGCAATCAAGGAGAATTACTCGGATCTTGGAAATGCTTCCCAAGTattcgagatcaaattaaagttgAAAGATATTCGACAAGGAACACTTGAAGTCACTCAATATTACAACAACCTAAAGATCTTGTGGCAGGAGTTAGACATGTATTATGAAGTTGATTGGGCCGAGGGCTCGAAACACACCAAATTCATGGATCATCTTAACAAAGAGCGTCTCTATGAGTTCCTAGCAGGACTAAATCGTGATCTTGATGAAGTCCAAGGACGAATACTAGGCAGAACCACACTACCGACCATAGGAGAAGCATTTGCTGAAGTAAGGAGGGAAAAGAAATGGCGTCTTATTATGTTGGGAGACACAAGAGAACTAAAACCATTAACCATAGCTGGTCATCGTCCTTCTGAGAACTCTGATCTTATTTCAAGAGGCCCACAATCTCAAAAGTTCAAAGATGGAATTGATTCTGGTTCAAATAGGCCATGGTGTAGCCACTGTAACCGGGATGGGCATACCAAGGAGAAATGCATCAAACTCCATGGCTAtcctaaaaaaaatagaaagaaaacaaGGCAGCAATGA